In the Oncorhynchus keta strain PuntledgeMale-10-30-2019 chromosome 14, Oket_V2, whole genome shotgun sequence genome, one interval contains:
- the usp47 gene encoding ubiquitin carboxyl-terminal hydrolase 47 isoform X4, with the protein MEMVPSEENQLVPKEGMFWSCRQSIFNEMKKRFSQIENASEEPRVLCIVQDTTNAKTVNERLTLNLPASTTLSKLFEDVAHKASYVNGTFDLAWGKTGDMGSLDPSSETSLTESGFEPGKRNFLQLTDKDGEQPQIASDESGTAGSSGLDDSSQERFIGPLPRDGTVGCSSDYSSPSYSYSSILNKSDTGYVGLVNQAMTCYLNSLLQTLFMTPEFRNALYNWEFEESEEDPVTSIPYQLQRLFLLLQTSKKRAIETTDVTRSFGWDSSEAWQQHDVQELCRVMFDALEQKWKQTEQADLINQLYQGKLKDYVRCLECGYESWRIDTYLDIPLVIRPFGASQAYGSVEEALQAFVQPETLDGANQYFCERCKKKCDARKGLRFLHFPYLLTLQLKRFDFDYTTMHRIKLNDRMSFPEELDMGPFIDVEDEKSPQTESCTDSGAENEGSCHSDQMSNDFSADDGVDEGICLDSASSTERVLKPKVPNLNTSSLTFELFSVMVHSGSAAGGHYYACIKSFSDGQWYSFNDQHVSKITQEDIRKTYGGSSGSRGYYSSAFASSTNAYMLIYRLKDPSRNAKYLDCEDFPEHIKHLVQREKESEEQEKRQREIERNTCKIKLFCMHPVKMMAMMENKLEVHKDKTLREATEMAYKLMELDGVVPLDCCRLVKYDEFHEYLERSYEGEDDTPMGLLLGGVKSSYMFDLLLETRRAEQVFQPYKPGEVMVKVHVVDLKTDTIAPPVSIRAYLNQSITEFKQLIAQATELSAETMRVVLERCYNDLRLLYVPNKTLKAEGFFRSNKVFVESSESPDHQVTFTDSLLWKLLDRHGNTIRLFVSLPVQSPGTNRTICQKVGGETEECSEGSKGNRNSVETILEESTEKLKNLSLQQQQGSSTSDSQKSSDTSDFEHIESPSPSQEPDSSSVSAVVAVDNRELENRIRAASGGSGGGAYSDPETQFPGEERSDSEVNNDRSTSSVDSDILSSSHSSDTLCNADSGPIQLANGLDSHSITSSRRSKANEGKKETWDTAEEDSGTDSEYDENGKSKAESYYLYFRAEPYAQEDGSGEGGQKCVLVHVDKRITLSAFKQNLEPFVGVTSTQFKVFRIYANNQEFESVRLNETLSSFSDDNKITIRLGRALKKGEYRVKVYQLLVNDAEPCKFLVDTVFAKGMTVKQSKEELMPQLKDQCKLDLNIDKFRLRKKTWKNPGTVFLDYHVYEEDINISSNWEVFLEVLDGPEKMKSMSQLAVLTRRWTPAQMKLEPFQEVVLESSSVEELKEKLSEISGIPLENLEFAKGRGTFPCDISVLEIHQDLDWNPKVSTLNVWPLYICDDGAVVFYRDSTEEPMEQSEDERNELMKKESSRLLKTGHRVSYSPRKEKALKIYLDGGPVKDPGQD; encoded by the exons ATAGAGAATGCGTCAGAGGAGCCCAGAGTGCTGTGTATAGTCCAGGACACTACCAATGCTAAGACGGTCAACGAGAGGCTCACCCTCAACCTGCCAGCCTCCACTACTCTCTCCAAACTCTTTGAGGATGTGGCCCACAAGGCGAGCTATGTGAACGGCACCTTTGACCTGGCATGGGGCAAGACCGGGGACATG GGGTCGCTGGATCCCAGCAGTGAGACGTCCCTCACTGAGTCTGGGTTCGAGCCCGGGAAGAGGAACTTCCTCCAGCTCACAGACAAGGACGGAGAACAGCCTCAGATTGCATCG GATGAGTCGGGGACAGCGGGCAGCAGTGGTCTGGATGACAGCTCACAGGAGCGCTTCATCGGCCCGCTGCCCAGAGATGGCACGGTGGGCTGCAGCAGCGACTACAGCAGCCCCAGCTATTCCTACTCCTCCATCCTCAACAAGTCTGACACAG GATATGTGGGTTTGGTGAACCAGGCCATGACCTGCTATTTGAACAGCCTTCTACAAACTCTGTTTATGACCCCGGAGTTCAGAAATGCACTGTACAA CTGGGAATTTGAGGAGTCGGAGGAAGACCCGGTCACCAGCATCCCTTACCAGCTACAGAGGCTGTTTTTGCTCCTGCAGACCAGTAAGAAGAGGGCCATCGAGACCACCGACGTGACCCGCAGCTTCGGCTGGGACAGCAGCGAAG CCTGGCAGCAGCATGACGTCCAGGAGCTGTGTAGGGTCATGTTTGATGCCCTGGAGCAGAAATGGAAGCAGACAGAGCAG GCTGACCTGATTAACCAGCTGTACCAGGGGAAGCTGAAGGACTATGTGCGCTGTCTGGAGTGTGGCTATGAGAGCTGGAGGATCGACACCTACCTGGACATCCCTCTGGTCATCAGACCCTTTGGGGCCAGCCAGGCTTATGGCAGCGTG GAGGAGGCTCTACAGGCCTTCGTCCAGCCAGAGACTCTGGATGGGGCCAACCAGTATTTCTGTGAGCGGTGCAAGAAAAAATGTGATGCCCGTAAG GGGCTTAGGTTTCTGCACTTTCCCTACCTGTTGACTTTGCAGCTGAAGCGTTTTGACTTTGACTACACCACTATGCACCGCATCAAACTCAACGACCGCATGTCCTTCCCTGAGGAGCTGGACATGGGTCCTTTCATTGACGTGGAGGATGAG AAATCTCCTCAAACGGAGAGCTGCACTGACAGCGGGGCAGAGAATGAAGGCAGTTGCCACAGTGACCAGATGAGCAACGACTTCTCGGCAGACGACGGTGTTGATGAGGGCATCTGCCTGGACAGCGCCAGCAGTACTGAGAGGGTCCTGAAGCCAAAGGTACCCAACCTCAACACT AGTTCATTGACCTTTGAGCTGTTCTCGGTCATGGTCCATTCGGGCAGCGCTGCAGGTGGCCACTACTATGCCTGCATTAAGTCCTTCAGCGATGGCCAGTGGTACAGTTTCAACGACCAGCACGTCAGCAAG ATCACCCAGGAAGACATAAGGAAAACATATGGAGGGTCCTCGGGGAGCAGAGGCTATTACTCCAGTGCCTTTGCCAG CTCTACAAATGCGTATATGCTGATTTATAGGTTGAAAGACCCCTCAAGGAATGCAA AGTATCTGGATTGTGAGGACTTCCCTGAGCACATAAAGCATCTGGTCCAGAGGGAGAAGGAGTCTGAGGAGCAGGAGAAAAGACAGAGGGAGATCGAGCGCAATACCTGCAAG ATCAAGCTGTTCTGCATGCATCCGGTGAAGATGATGGCTATGATGGAGAACAAGCTGGAAGTGCACAAGGACAAGACGCTCAGAGAGGCAACAGAGATGGCCTACAAG CTCATGGAACTGGATGGGGTGGTCCCGCTGGACTGCTGTCGCCTGGTCAAGTACGATGAGTTCCATGAGTACCTGGAGCGTTCGTACGAGGGCGAGGACGACACCCCCATGGGGCTGCTGCTGGGCGGGGTCAAGTCCTCCTACATGTTTGACCTGCTGCTGGAGACCCGCAGAGCTGAACAAGTCTTCCAGCCATACAAACCTGGAG AGGTGATGGTGAAGGTTCACGTGGTGGATCTGAAGACGGACACTATCGCCCCTCCCGTCAGCATCAGGGCCTATCTAAACCAGTCAATTACTGAGTTCAAGCAGCTCATTGCACAG GCCACAGAGCTCTCAGCCGAAACCATGCGTGTCGTCCTGGAGCGCTGCTATAATGACCTTCGGCTTCTCTACGTGCCCAACAAGACACTGAAAGCAGAGGGTTTCTTCAGGAGCAACAAG GTTTTTGTGGAAAGCTCTGAATCCCCAGATCACCAGGTCACCTTCACTGATTCCCTCTTGTGGAAACTGCTGGATCGCCATGGGAACACAATCCGCCTGTTTGTCTCGCTGCCTGTGCAATCCCCCGGCACCAACCGAACTATTTGCCAAAAAGTTGGTGGCGAAACTGAGGAGTGCTCTGAGGGGTCAAAGGGCAACAGGAATTCCGTAGAGACCATCCTGGAGGAGAGCACAGAGAAGCTGAAGAACCTGTCCCTCCAGCAGCAGCAGGGCTCCAGCACCAGTGACAGCCAGAAGAGCTCAGACACCAGTGACTTCGAGCACATAgagtccccctcaccctctcagGAACCAGACTCCTCCTCCGTATCTGCTGTTGTTGCAGTCGACAACCGAGAGCTGGAGAACCGGATCCGGGCGGCCAGCGGGGGGAGCGGCGGGGGGGCCTACTCTGACCCAGAAACCCAGTTCCCTGGGGAGGAGCGCTCAGACTCTGAGGTGAACAACGACCGCAGCACGAGCTCAGTGGACAGTGACATCCTGAGCTCCAGCCACAGCAGTGACACGCTGTGCAACGCTGACAGCGGCCCCATTCAGCTGGCCAACGGCCTGGACTCACACAGCATCACCAGCAGCCGCCGCTCCAAGGCCAACGAGGGCAAGAAAGAGACGTGGGACACAGCCGAGGAGGACAGTGGCACGGACAGCGAGTATGACGAGAACGGGAAGAGCAAGGCAGAATCCTATTACCTCTACTTCAGAGCAGAACCATATGCACAGGAGGACGGCTCTGGGGAAGGAGGCCAGAAAT GTGTACTGGTCCACGTGGATAAGAGGATAACTCTGTCAGCATTCAAACAGAACCTGGAGCCTTTCGTGGGGGTCACCTCTACCCAGTTCAAAGTGTTCCGCATCTACGCCAACAACCAGGAGTTTGAGAGTGTACGGCTCAACGagaccctctcctccttctctgacGACAACAAG ATAACCATTCGATTAGGCAGAGCACTGAAGAAGGGCGAGTATCGGGTGAAAGTGTACCAGCTACTAGTGAATGATGCAGAG CCCTGTAAGTTCCTTGTGGACACAGTGTTTGCTAAGGGCATGACTGTGAAACAGTCCAAAGAGGAGCTAATGCCTCAGCTGAAAGACCAATGCAAGCTGGACCTCAACATCGACAA GTTCCGTCTCAGGAAGAAGACGTGGAAGAACCCAGGGACAGTGTTTCTGGACTACCACGTCTACGAGGAGGACATCAACATCTCCAGTAACTGGGAGGTCTTTCTGGAGGTTCTAGATG GACCGGAGAAGATGAAGTCCATGTCCCAGCTGGCTGTGCTCACCCGCCGCTGGACCCCCGCCCAGATGAAGCTGGAGCCCTTCCAGGAAGTGGTTCTGGAGAGCAGCAGTGTGGAGGAACTCAaggaaaag ctcagtGAAATAAGTGGTATTCCTCTTGAAAACCTGGAGTTTGCCAAG GGGCGTGGAACATTTCCTTGTGATATCTCGGTTTTGGAGATCCATCAGGATCTGGACTGGAACCCTAAAGTGTCCACTCTGAATGTGTGGCCTCTGTACATCTGTGATGATGGTGCTGTGGTTTTCTACAG GGACAGCACAGAGGAGCCTATGGAACAGTCGGAAGATGAACGCAATGAGCTGATGAAGAAGGAGAGCAGCCGGCTGCTGAAGACTGGCCACCGGGTCAGTTACTCACCTCGTAAGGAGAAGGCCCTTAAGATCTACCTGGATGGGGGCCCGGTCAAGGACCCGGGGCAGGACTGA
- the usp47 gene encoding ubiquitin carboxyl-terminal hydrolase 47 isoform X1 codes for MEMVPSEENQLVPKEGMFWSCRQSIFNEMKKRFSQIENASEEPRVLCIVQDTTNAKTVNERLTLNLPASTTLSKLFEDVAHKASYVNGTFDLAWGKTGDMGSLDPSSETSLTESGFEPGKRNFLQLTDKDGEQPQIASDESGTAGSSGLDDSSQERFIGPLPRDGTVGCSSDYSSPSYSYSSILNKSDTGYVGLVNQAMTCYLNSLLQTLFMTPEFRNALYNWEFEESEEDPVTSIPYQLQRLFLLLQTSKKRAIETTDVTRSFGWDSSEAWQQHDVQELCRVMFDALEQKWKQTEQQQFSPLTADLINQLYQGKLKDYVRCLECGYESWRIDTYLDIPLVIRPFGASQAYGSVEEALQAFVQPETLDGANQYFCERCKKKCDARKGLRFLHFPYLLTLQLKRFDFDYTTMHRIKLNDRMSFPEELDMGPFIDVEDEKSPQTESCTDSGAENEGSCHSDQMSNDFSADDGVDEGICLDSASSTERVLKPKVPNLNTSSLTFELFSVMVHSGSAAGGHYYACIKSFSDGQWYSFNDQHVSKITQEDIRKTYGGSSGSRGYYSSAFASSTNAYMLIYRLKDPSRNAKYLDCEDFPEHIKHLVQREKESEEQEKRQREIERNTCKIKLFCMHPVKMMAMMENKLEVHKDKTLREATEMAYKLMELDGVVPLDCCRLVKYDEFHEYLERSYEGEDDTPMGLLLGGVKSSYMFDLLLETRRAEQVFQPYKPGEVMVKVHVVDLKTDTIAPPVSIRAYLNQSITEFKQLIAQATELSAETMRVVLERCYNDLRLLYVPNKTLKAEGFFRSNKVFVESSESPDHQVTFTDSLLWKLLDRHGNTIRLFVSLPVQSPGTNRTICQKVGGETEECSEGSKGNRNSVETILEESTEKLKNLSLQQQQGSSTSDSQKSSDTSDFEHIESPSPSQEPDSSSVSAVVAVDNRELENRIRAASGGSGGGAYSDPETQFPGEERSDSEVNNDRSTSSVDSDILSSSHSSDTLCNADSGPIQLANGLDSHSITSSRRSKANEGKKETWDTAEEDSGTDSEYDENGKSKAESYYLYFRAEPYAQEDGSGEGGQKCVLVHVDKRITLSAFKQNLEPFVGVTSTQFKVFRIYANNQEFESVRLNETLSSFSDDNKITIRLGRALKKGEYRVKVYQLLVNDAEPCKFLVDTVFAKGMTVKQSKEELMPQLKDQCKLDLNIDKFRLRKKTWKNPGTVFLDYHVYEEDINISSNWEVFLEVLDGPEKMKSMSQLAVLTRRWTPAQMKLEPFQEVVLESSSVEELKEKLSEISGIPLENLEFAKGRGTFPCDISVLEIHQDLDWNPKVSTLNVWPLYICDDGAVVFYRDSTEEPMEQSEDERNELMKKESSRLLKTGHRVSYSPRKEKALKIYLDGGPVKDPGQD; via the exons ATAGAGAATGCGTCAGAGGAGCCCAGAGTGCTGTGTATAGTCCAGGACACTACCAATGCTAAGACGGTCAACGAGAGGCTCACCCTCAACCTGCCAGCCTCCACTACTCTCTCCAAACTCTTTGAGGATGTGGCCCACAAGGCGAGCTATGTGAACGGCACCTTTGACCTGGCATGGGGCAAGACCGGGGACATG GGGTCGCTGGATCCCAGCAGTGAGACGTCCCTCACTGAGTCTGGGTTCGAGCCCGGGAAGAGGAACTTCCTCCAGCTCACAGACAAGGACGGAGAACAGCCTCAGATTGCATCG GATGAGTCGGGGACAGCGGGCAGCAGTGGTCTGGATGACAGCTCACAGGAGCGCTTCATCGGCCCGCTGCCCAGAGATGGCACGGTGGGCTGCAGCAGCGACTACAGCAGCCCCAGCTATTCCTACTCCTCCATCCTCAACAAGTCTGACACAG GATATGTGGGTTTGGTGAACCAGGCCATGACCTGCTATTTGAACAGCCTTCTACAAACTCTGTTTATGACCCCGGAGTTCAGAAATGCACTGTACAA CTGGGAATTTGAGGAGTCGGAGGAAGACCCGGTCACCAGCATCCCTTACCAGCTACAGAGGCTGTTTTTGCTCCTGCAGACCAGTAAGAAGAGGGCCATCGAGACCACCGACGTGACCCGCAGCTTCGGCTGGGACAGCAGCGAAG CCTGGCAGCAGCATGACGTCCAGGAGCTGTGTAGGGTCATGTTTGATGCCCTGGAGCAGAAATGGAAGCAGACAGAGCAG CAGCAGTTTTCTCCACTTACG GCTGACCTGATTAACCAGCTGTACCAGGGGAAGCTGAAGGACTATGTGCGCTGTCTGGAGTGTGGCTATGAGAGCTGGAGGATCGACACCTACCTGGACATCCCTCTGGTCATCAGACCCTTTGGGGCCAGCCAGGCTTATGGCAGCGTG GAGGAGGCTCTACAGGCCTTCGTCCAGCCAGAGACTCTGGATGGGGCCAACCAGTATTTCTGTGAGCGGTGCAAGAAAAAATGTGATGCCCGTAAG GGGCTTAGGTTTCTGCACTTTCCCTACCTGTTGACTTTGCAGCTGAAGCGTTTTGACTTTGACTACACCACTATGCACCGCATCAAACTCAACGACCGCATGTCCTTCCCTGAGGAGCTGGACATGGGTCCTTTCATTGACGTGGAGGATGAG AAATCTCCTCAAACGGAGAGCTGCACTGACAGCGGGGCAGAGAATGAAGGCAGTTGCCACAGTGACCAGATGAGCAACGACTTCTCGGCAGACGACGGTGTTGATGAGGGCATCTGCCTGGACAGCGCCAGCAGTACTGAGAGGGTCCTGAAGCCAAAGGTACCCAACCTCAACACT AGTTCATTGACCTTTGAGCTGTTCTCGGTCATGGTCCATTCGGGCAGCGCTGCAGGTGGCCACTACTATGCCTGCATTAAGTCCTTCAGCGATGGCCAGTGGTACAGTTTCAACGACCAGCACGTCAGCAAG ATCACCCAGGAAGACATAAGGAAAACATATGGAGGGTCCTCGGGGAGCAGAGGCTATTACTCCAGTGCCTTTGCCAG CTCTACAAATGCGTATATGCTGATTTATAGGTTGAAAGACCCCTCAAGGAATGCAA AGTATCTGGATTGTGAGGACTTCCCTGAGCACATAAAGCATCTGGTCCAGAGGGAGAAGGAGTCTGAGGAGCAGGAGAAAAGACAGAGGGAGATCGAGCGCAATACCTGCAAG ATCAAGCTGTTCTGCATGCATCCGGTGAAGATGATGGCTATGATGGAGAACAAGCTGGAAGTGCACAAGGACAAGACGCTCAGAGAGGCAACAGAGATGGCCTACAAG CTCATGGAACTGGATGGGGTGGTCCCGCTGGACTGCTGTCGCCTGGTCAAGTACGATGAGTTCCATGAGTACCTGGAGCGTTCGTACGAGGGCGAGGACGACACCCCCATGGGGCTGCTGCTGGGCGGGGTCAAGTCCTCCTACATGTTTGACCTGCTGCTGGAGACCCGCAGAGCTGAACAAGTCTTCCAGCCATACAAACCTGGAG AGGTGATGGTGAAGGTTCACGTGGTGGATCTGAAGACGGACACTATCGCCCCTCCCGTCAGCATCAGGGCCTATCTAAACCAGTCAATTACTGAGTTCAAGCAGCTCATTGCACAG GCCACAGAGCTCTCAGCCGAAACCATGCGTGTCGTCCTGGAGCGCTGCTATAATGACCTTCGGCTTCTCTACGTGCCCAACAAGACACTGAAAGCAGAGGGTTTCTTCAGGAGCAACAAG GTTTTTGTGGAAAGCTCTGAATCCCCAGATCACCAGGTCACCTTCACTGATTCCCTCTTGTGGAAACTGCTGGATCGCCATGGGAACACAATCCGCCTGTTTGTCTCGCTGCCTGTGCAATCCCCCGGCACCAACCGAACTATTTGCCAAAAAGTTGGTGGCGAAACTGAGGAGTGCTCTGAGGGGTCAAAGGGCAACAGGAATTCCGTAGAGACCATCCTGGAGGAGAGCACAGAGAAGCTGAAGAACCTGTCCCTCCAGCAGCAGCAGGGCTCCAGCACCAGTGACAGCCAGAAGAGCTCAGACACCAGTGACTTCGAGCACATAgagtccccctcaccctctcagGAACCAGACTCCTCCTCCGTATCTGCTGTTGTTGCAGTCGACAACCGAGAGCTGGAGAACCGGATCCGGGCGGCCAGCGGGGGGAGCGGCGGGGGGGCCTACTCTGACCCAGAAACCCAGTTCCCTGGGGAGGAGCGCTCAGACTCTGAGGTGAACAACGACCGCAGCACGAGCTCAGTGGACAGTGACATCCTGAGCTCCAGCCACAGCAGTGACACGCTGTGCAACGCTGACAGCGGCCCCATTCAGCTGGCCAACGGCCTGGACTCACACAGCATCACCAGCAGCCGCCGCTCCAAGGCCAACGAGGGCAAGAAAGAGACGTGGGACACAGCCGAGGAGGACAGTGGCACGGACAGCGAGTATGACGAGAACGGGAAGAGCAAGGCAGAATCCTATTACCTCTACTTCAGAGCAGAACCATATGCACAGGAGGACGGCTCTGGGGAAGGAGGCCAGAAAT GTGTACTGGTCCACGTGGATAAGAGGATAACTCTGTCAGCATTCAAACAGAACCTGGAGCCTTTCGTGGGGGTCACCTCTACCCAGTTCAAAGTGTTCCGCATCTACGCCAACAACCAGGAGTTTGAGAGTGTACGGCTCAACGagaccctctcctccttctctgacGACAACAAG ATAACCATTCGATTAGGCAGAGCACTGAAGAAGGGCGAGTATCGGGTGAAAGTGTACCAGCTACTAGTGAATGATGCAGAG CCCTGTAAGTTCCTTGTGGACACAGTGTTTGCTAAGGGCATGACTGTGAAACAGTCCAAAGAGGAGCTAATGCCTCAGCTGAAAGACCAATGCAAGCTGGACCTCAACATCGACAA GTTCCGTCTCAGGAAGAAGACGTGGAAGAACCCAGGGACAGTGTTTCTGGACTACCACGTCTACGAGGAGGACATCAACATCTCCAGTAACTGGGAGGTCTTTCTGGAGGTTCTAGATG GACCGGAGAAGATGAAGTCCATGTCCCAGCTGGCTGTGCTCACCCGCCGCTGGACCCCCGCCCAGATGAAGCTGGAGCCCTTCCAGGAAGTGGTTCTGGAGAGCAGCAGTGTGGAGGAACTCAaggaaaag ctcagtGAAATAAGTGGTATTCCTCTTGAAAACCTGGAGTTTGCCAAG GGGCGTGGAACATTTCCTTGTGATATCTCGGTTTTGGAGATCCATCAGGATCTGGACTGGAACCCTAAAGTGTCCACTCTGAATGTGTGGCCTCTGTACATCTGTGATGATGGTGCTGTGGTTTTCTACAG GGACAGCACAGAGGAGCCTATGGAACAGTCGGAAGATGAACGCAATGAGCTGATGAAGAAGGAGAGCAGCCGGCTGCTGAAGACTGGCCACCGGGTCAGTTACTCACCTCGTAAGGAGAAGGCCCTTAAGATCTACCTGGATGGGGGCCCGGTCAAGGACCCGGGGCAGGACTGA